A single region of the Triticum dicoccoides isolate Atlit2015 ecotype Zavitan chromosome 2B, WEW_v2.0, whole genome shotgun sequence genome encodes:
- the LOC119368416 gene encoding BTB/POZ and MATH domain-containing protein 2-like: MAKSSTSAAEERVPEDSEITTSRCITVTESTATLSLEVTDYPKLKGMGVGQFIRSRVFKVGGNDWEMRFYPDGCNNECDDNASVLVYYLNARKEELVSTWWALSMLEKNSQVDVVSPMVGKCAFSRRKLSNWGYPEFVKKAKLDSLSELGDGCFTILCVLTVIIDESPAMELPRDLEGMRRDGRETDVTFRVDGQEFRALRPLLAARSPVFEAQLFGPMADKDMQCVKVVDMEPAIFHMILHYIYTDLMPICDDEEGYSTAVMQHLLVAADRYGLDRLKSMCEEELCERIDAETITTTSALADQHHCERLKDACHKFESSQLTKVLSVTTLTD; the protein is encoded by the coding sequence ATGGCTAAAAGCTCAACGTCGGCAGCAGAGGAGCGCGTACCCGAGGATTCCGAGATCACCACGTCGAGATGCATCACGGTCACGGAGAGCACCGCGACGCTCAGTCTCGAGGTGACAGATTACCCGAAGCTCAAGGGCATGGGCGTCGGGCAGTTCATCAGATCACGCGTCTTCAAAGTCGGTGGGAACGATTGGGAGATGAGGTTCTACCCGGATGGCTGCAACAACGAATGTGATGACAACGCCTCAGTGCTTGTGTACTATCTCAACGCGCGCAAGGAGGAGCTTGTGAGCACCTGGTGGGCACTTAGCATGCTGGAGAAAAATAGCCAGGTAGACGTGGTCAGCCCCATGGTGGGGAAGTGCGCCTTCTCTCGGAGGAAACTCTCCAACTGGGGCTATCCCGAATTCGTGAAGAAGGCCAAGCTAGACTCCCTGTCGGAACTCGGGGACGGCTGCTTCACCATACTCTGTGTCCTCACCGTCATCATCGACGAGTCACCGGCGATGGAACTGCCCCGCGACCTGGAGGGCATGCGCAGGGACGGGAGAGAAACGGACGTCACGTTCCGTGTGGACGGCCAGGAGTTTCGCGCACTCAGGCCACTCCTGGCCGCGCGATCGCCCGTCTTCGAGGCGCAGCTATTTGGCCCCATGGCGGACAAGGATATGCAGTGCGTCAAGGTCGTCGACATGGAGCCTGCCATCTTTCACATGATACTTCACTACATCTACACGGATTTGATGCCTATATGTGATGATGAGGAAGGCTACAGTACGGCAGTGATGCAACATTTACTGGTCGCAGCGGATAGGTACGGGTTGGACAGGCTGAAGTCGATGTGCGAAGAAGAGTTGTGCGAAAGGATCGACGCGGAGACCATCACAACCACGTCGGCGTTGGCGGATCAGCACCACTGCGAGCGGCTCAAGGATGCATGCCACAAGTTTGAATCATCCCAATTGACAAAAGTTTTGTCGGTGACCACGTTGACCGACTGA
- the LOC119365753 gene encoding uncharacterized protein LOC119365753 isoform X1, with protein sequence MTSEGNKAAAPNEPLPIEPLASSGAKRKRGRPRKYEYSTYEQPHMAQPIQSIPPLRSALYNPNIRHDGVHVNHTLGGTLDTKMHTVYVLPAQHTQGDRPSRPVESGSTVKFRENQVSSSSSAHVQGNLGKDVIIGKHFVGKMTKQCPGFSLITVRLKDNQVLRGWIPDETNLRPITPKDDLAPDLPMLQPSKLQKKASAIHRQAAPPLPVHLENVTIAKPLQMRRPVETSTAKHIIPPAPRPYVGSGVVAAAPVSVISGNVSRPLPKQDTGSLSQEPSATVVPVTVKPAQPVLVSCRHVDQDVHVEGKSVPEFNSDSESSSGSKESSGQTPRGFPAAMDETEITSGSKEHSNTANSDQHIFKEPSDNSEQSDEPKTETSILKGVDGSMTEASGTTPAAEASSANPNPLDDVQSAVKEDELKVDSKESRLTTTT encoded by the exons ATGACATCAGAAGGGAATAAAGCTGCTGCGCCTAATGAACCGCTGCCCATTGAGCCACTTGCAAGCTCTGGTGCAAAGCGTAAGCGTGGCCGCCCAAGGAAGTACGAGTATTCTACATACGAGCAACCTCACATGGCACAGCCCATTCAGAGCATTCCACCTCTTCGCAGCGCACTGTATAACCCAAATATCCGACATGATGGGGTGCATGTTAACCATACATTAGGTGGTACTCTTGACACTAAAATGCACACAGTTTATGTGCTGCCTGCACAGCATACTCAAGGTGATAGGCCCAGTCGACCTGTAGAGTCTGGTAGTACAGTCAAGTTTCGTGAAAATCAAGTCTCCAGCAGTAGTAGTGCTCATGTGCAAGGTAATTTAGGCAAGGATGTTATCATTGGCAAGCATTTTGTTGGAAAGATGACCAAGCAATGTCCTGGGTTTTCTCTTATTACGGTGAGACTGAAGGACAATCAGGTGCTCAGAGGTTGGATCCCGGATGAAACTAACCTACGCCCAATAACACCAAAGGATGATCTTGCCCCTGACCTTCCCATGCTCCAACCAAGTAAACTTCAAAAGAAAGCATCTGCAATCCACAGACAAGCTGCTCCTCCCTTACCAGTCCACTTAGAGAACGTTACAATTGCAAAGCCTCTTCAGATGAGGAGGCCTGTGGAGACATCTACTGCTAAGCACATCATCCCTCCTGCTCCAAGACCTTATGTTGGTTCTGGGGTTGTTGCAGCAGCACCTGTTTCGGTTATATCTGGGAATGTATCAAGGCCTttgcccaagcaagacactggatcTTTGAGCCAAGAACCATCAGCTACTGTGGTGCCAGTCACAGTTAAACCTGCTCAGCCTGTATTAGTATCATGCAGACACGTGGATCAAGATGTGCATGTTGAAGGAAAATCTGTCCCTGAGTTTAACAGTGATTCTGAATCTTCAAGTGGAAGCAAGGAGTCATCAG GCCAAACTCCGCGTGGTTTTCCAGCTGCCATGGATGAGACTGAGATAACATCAG GCtccaaagaacactcaaatactGCTAATAGCGACCAACATATTTTTAAGGAACCATCAG ATAACTCAGAACAGTCTGATGAACCAAAGACAGAGACTAGCATCCTGAAAGGAGTTGATGGCTCAATGACAGAAGCGTCAG GAACTACACCAGCGGCAGAGGCCTCAAGTGCAAACCCTAATCCCCTAG ATGATGTTCAGTCTGCTGTGAAGGAAGATGAACTGAAGGTTGACAGCAAAGAAAGCAGGCTGACAACGACGACATAA
- the LOC119365753 gene encoding uncharacterized protein LOC119365753 isoform X2, translating into MTSEGNKAAAPNEPLPIEPLASSGAKRKRGRPRKYEYSTYEQPHMAQPIQSIPPLRSALYNPNIRHDGVHVNHTLGGTLDTKMHTVYVLPAQHTQGDRPSRPVESGSTVKFRENQVSSSSSAHVQGNLGKDVIIGKHFVGKMTKQCPGFSLITVRLKDNQVLRGWIPDETNLRPITPKDDLAPDLPMLQPSKLQKKASAIHRQAAPPLPVHLENVTIAKPLQMRRPVETSTAKHIIPPAPRPYVGSGVVAAAPVSVISGNVSRPLPKQDTGSLSQEPSATVVPVTVKPAQPVLVSCRHVDQDVHVEGKSVPEFNSDSESSSGSKESSGQTPRGFPAAMDETEITSGSKEHSNTANSDQHIFKEPSDNSEQSDEPKTETSILKGVDGSMTEASDDVQSAVKEDELKVDSKESRLTTTT; encoded by the exons ATGACATCAGAAGGGAATAAAGCTGCTGCGCCTAATGAACCGCTGCCCATTGAGCCACTTGCAAGCTCTGGTGCAAAGCGTAAGCGTGGCCGCCCAAGGAAGTACGAGTATTCTACATACGAGCAACCTCACATGGCACAGCCCATTCAGAGCATTCCACCTCTTCGCAGCGCACTGTATAACCCAAATATCCGACATGATGGGGTGCATGTTAACCATACATTAGGTGGTACTCTTGACACTAAAATGCACACAGTTTATGTGCTGCCTGCACAGCATACTCAAGGTGATAGGCCCAGTCGACCTGTAGAGTCTGGTAGTACAGTCAAGTTTCGTGAAAATCAAGTCTCCAGCAGTAGTAGTGCTCATGTGCAAGGTAATTTAGGCAAGGATGTTATCATTGGCAAGCATTTTGTTGGAAAGATGACCAAGCAATGTCCTGGGTTTTCTCTTATTACGGTGAGACTGAAGGACAATCAGGTGCTCAGAGGTTGGATCCCGGATGAAACTAACCTACGCCCAATAACACCAAAGGATGATCTTGCCCCTGACCTTCCCATGCTCCAACCAAGTAAACTTCAAAAGAAAGCATCTGCAATCCACAGACAAGCTGCTCCTCCCTTACCAGTCCACTTAGAGAACGTTACAATTGCAAAGCCTCTTCAGATGAGGAGGCCTGTGGAGACATCTACTGCTAAGCACATCATCCCTCCTGCTCCAAGACCTTATGTTGGTTCTGGGGTTGTTGCAGCAGCACCTGTTTCGGTTATATCTGGGAATGTATCAAGGCCTttgcccaagcaagacactggatcTTTGAGCCAAGAACCATCAGCTACTGTGGTGCCAGTCACAGTTAAACCTGCTCAGCCTGTATTAGTATCATGCAGACACGTGGATCAAGATGTGCATGTTGAAGGAAAATCTGTCCCTGAGTTTAACAGTGATTCTGAATCTTCAAGTGGAAGCAAGGAGTCATCAG GCCAAACTCCGCGTGGTTTTCCAGCTGCCATGGATGAGACTGAGATAACATCAG GCtccaaagaacactcaaatactGCTAATAGCGACCAACATATTTTTAAGGAACCATCAG ATAACTCAGAACAGTCTGATGAACCAAAGACAGAGACTAGCATCCTGAAAGGAGTTGATGGCTCAATGACAGAAGCGTCAG ATGATGTTCAGTCTGCTGTGAAGGAAGATGAACTGAAGGTTGACAGCAAAGAAAGCAGGCTGACAACGACGACATAA